The stretch of DNA GAGCAGAAGATAAAGAAGTTATAGATAATCCCCGCTACTGTCCGGAATGTGGGAAACCGAATATTACTGATGCTTTGTATTGCAGTGATTGCAGCGCCGCTATCTTCCATCATCCTCAGCAGGTAAATATGTTTTGCGGAAAGTGCGGAATGAAGAACAGCAGCAGGGCAAAAATCTGTATCAGTTGTGGGATGAAGTTCAGCGACTGGTTTGATATGAAAGGTGAAATTGCCAAAGAGCTTGGATATGCCGGAGATTTGAGTATTATAGAAAAGATGACCGGCATCACTTATCACTTTATACTCAGGCAAAAGTTTACAATAGGTAGATGTTCTAATAATGATCTTGTTATCCCATGCAATTGGGTTTCCGGACATCATTGTATATTCAATTTTGATAAAAACCAGTTAATTGACAGCAGTCGTAATGGTACATATATTAATCGTCACCCAGATAAAATTGATTCAGTACCTGCATCTTATGTAAATGAATTTAATATAGCTGGTT from Candidatus Stygibacter australis encodes:
- a CDS encoding zinc-ribbon domain-containing protein; amino-acid sequence: MSLHCSKCGKNISNTVNFCPYCGTEAPRCTIIAGAEDKEVIDNPRYCPECGKPNITDALYCSDCSAAIFHHPQQVNMFCGKCGMKNSSRAKICISCGMKFSDWFDMKGEIAKELGYAGDLSIIEKMTGITYHFILRQKFTIGRCSNNDLVIPCNWVSGHHCIFNFDKNQLIDSSRNGTYINRHPDKIDSVPASYVNEFNIAGSFTFPVIKSTNYFITHLGAIIDEPDCRRNGDGNVFDQLRKTYYILFKGDFEINIQKFDGVVLDKLKPDSNYYTINLENNRYYYTDKARNIFNKLIVKNAVNLPDNWELINVN